Within Anaerolineales bacterium, the genomic segment GGTTCTGCATCAGCTTCCGGGCGACACCTTCCCGGCTGAGATCCGCCGAGATCAACACGGCGCCATCAATCTCCATGGCGTGTTGATGGTAGACGCCGACGAAATCGTGCCGCCCGCGTCCGTCGAATATCAGATTTGCACCCAACAATCCACTTGCGCCGGTCACCAGTACTTTCGCCATCTGGATTACCTCAGAAAATTCGGCTTGGCTTCTACGGCCTCGACCATGGTTCTAAGTTCTTCCTGAGTCAGCCACTGGTCGTTCGAATCACTCGTGTAACGAAAGTCTTCGGGCAACGACTTTCCCTCTCCGTGCCAGTTGTGGCCAAACCACAACGTGCCGCTGGGTTCGACGACGTACATATCGTCCAGTTCGATACTGTGCCGGGCTTCGTCCTCGGAGATCAAGACCTCGTGCAATTTCTCTCCGGGGCGAATGCCGATGACGTCGATTTCCGCGTCGGGTGCGATGGCCTTGGCCAGATCGATTAAATGCATGCTGGGAATTTTAGGTACGAAGACCTCACCACCGTGCATCTGCTCGATGCAGCGGATCGTGAAGCGCACGCCTTGTTCGAGTGAAAGCCAAAAGCGGCTCATGCGCTCGTCGGTGATGCTGATGCGGCCGGTTTCCCGTTGGCGTAAAAACAACGGCACGACGCTGCCGCGACTGCCGAGCACGTTTCCGTATCGCACGCAGGAAAAACGCGTTCCCGTTCCGCCGGCGTAGGCGTTGGAATGCACGAAGAGTTTTTCCGCCGCCAGCTTCGTGGCGCCGTAAAGATTGATGGGGTTGACGGCCTTATCCGTGCTGAGTGCCATCACGCGTTCGACGTTCGTATCCAGCGCCGCCTCGACGACGTTCCTGCCGCCCATGATGTTGGTCATGATGGCTTCGATGGGATTGTATTCGCAGGCCGGGACCTGCTTCAGCGCCGCCGCGTGCACCACGATGTCCACGCCCTGCATGGCGCGGCGTAGTCGCATTTGATCGCGCACGTCGCCGATGAAGTAGCGCAGACTGGGGTGATCGAGACCCGCCGTGGCCATCTCGTGCTGTTTGAGCTCGTCCCGGCTGAAGATGATCAACCTCGCCGGCTGGTAATCCTGCAGCATGATCTGCACGAACTTGCGTCCGAACGAACCGGTCCCGCCGGTCACCATGATGACTTTCTCTTTCCAGTTCATTTATCCGACCTTTCCGACGATCCTTCAAACAAGATCATGGGGTATTGTCCGAAACGGCCGAAGAATCTCGGCGCCCGCTCTTCCAGGTAATACATCAAACGCAGTAAAGACCGTCCCAGCAATCTGCGGTGTATGAAGGCGCGCATGAAATTGGTGCTCACACTGCGCCATACACGAACGTCCAGTCCGGGTAAACCACTCAGTTCGCTGCGCAGCTGCCGGTACGAATGGGAGTACGTGTAGCTTCCGGAAGCCTGCAGCAATTCCTGTGTCTTGGAGGAAGCTTC encodes:
- the pseB gene encoding UDP-N-acetylglucosamine 4,6-dehydratase (inverting) gives rise to the protein MNWKEKVIMVTGGTGSFGRKFVQIMLQDYQPARLIIFSRDELKQHEMATAGLDHPSLRYFIGDVRDQMRLRRAMQGVDIVVHAAALKQVPACEYNPIEAIMTNIMGGRNVVEAALDTNVERVMALSTDKAVNPINLYGATKLAAEKLFVHSNAYAGGTGTRFSCVRYGNVLGSRGSVVPLFLRQRETGRISITDERMSRFWLSLEQGVRFTIRCIEQMHGGEVFVPKIPSMHLIDLAKAIAPDAEIDVIGIRPGEKLHEVLISEDEARHSIELDDMYVVEPSGTLWFGHNWHGEGKSLPEDFRYTSDSNDQWLTQEELRTMVEAVEAKPNFLR